In the Chloroflexota bacterium genome, one interval contains:
- a CDS encoding FAD-dependent oxidoreductase yields the protein MYDVAIVGGGTAGASAATFAGRAGLQTVVIDADKGMTRRAMLYNHLGFPEGVTGPDLVDRGQQQAERAGAAWLKTDVSGVEARDGGFAISTSDGQTVEAREILLTLGANLDVAKAAGLETRPGTEPRIAEVIAVDADGRTSTAGIWAAGVCAGASVHTIITAGEGARVAINIISGQKGQRWVDHDRLP from the coding sequence ATGTACGACGTTGCCATTGTCGGAGGCGGGACTGCCGGCGCGAGCGCGGCAACCTTTGCCGGCCGAGCGGGCCTCCAGACCGTGGTCATCGACGCGGACAAGGGCATGACCCGGCGGGCCATGCTCTACAACCACCTCGGGTTCCCGGAGGGTGTGACCGGGCCGGACCTCGTGGACCGGGGGCAGCAGCAGGCCGAGCGGGCTGGCGCAGCCTGGCTCAAGACGGATGTGAGTGGGGTCGAGGCGCGCGACGGCGGGTTTGCCATCAGCACGAGCGACGGCCAGACCGTCGAAGCTCGCGAGATCCTGCTGACGCTCGGGGCCAACCTCGATGTGGCGAAGGCGGCGGGTCTGGAGACACGTCCAGGCACCGAGCCGCGCATCGCCGAGGTCATCGCGGTGGACGCCGACGGGCGCACCAGCACGGCAGGCATCTGGGCGGCCGGCGTCTGCGCCGGGGCGAGCGTCCACACCATCATCACCGCCGGCGAAGGCGCACGGGTCGCCATCAACATCATCAGCGGCCAGAAAGGTCAGCGCTGGGTAGACCACGACCGTCTGCCCTGA
- a CDS encoding slipin family protein has protein sequence MGLQPLIVLGVVALLLLMLLTATIKVVQEYERGVVFRLGRYVGARGPGLILLLPYIERMIKVDLRVITMDVPSQEVITRDNVTVKVNAVVYFRVVDPGAAVTRVADFIRATSLIAQTTLRSVLGQVELDDLLANRERVNEELQRIIDEQTDAWGVKVTSVEVRDVELPDAMKRAMARQAEAERERRAKIIHAEGEYAAAEQLAAAARVINSQEAGLQLRYLQTLTEISSERNQMVVFPLPTDLLKLLANVLGKNGK, from the coding sequence ATGGGGCTGCAGCCGCTCATCGTGCTGGGCGTCGTCGCCCTGCTCTTGCTGATGCTGCTCACCGCCACCATCAAGGTGGTGCAGGAGTACGAGCGCGGCGTGGTGTTCCGCCTGGGCCGGTACGTTGGGGCGCGCGGCCCGGGCCTGATCCTCTTGCTGCCCTACATCGAGCGGATGATCAAGGTTGACTTGCGCGTCATCACGATGGACGTCCCCTCACAGGAGGTCATCACCCGCGACAACGTGACCGTCAAGGTCAACGCCGTCGTCTACTTCCGGGTGGTCGATCCGGGGGCCGCCGTCACGCGGGTGGCGGACTTCATCCGGGCGACCTCGCTGATCGCGCAGACGACGCTCCGGAGCGTGCTTGGACAGGTCGAGCTTGACGACCTGCTGGCCAACCGCGAGCGCGTCAACGAGGAGCTGCAGCGCATCATCGACGAGCAGACGGATGCCTGGGGTGTGAAGGTCACCTCGGTGGAAGTCCGCGATGTCGAGCTGCCGGACGCCATGAAGCGGGCGATGGCCCGGCAGGCCGAGGCCGAGCGCGAGCGGCGCGCCAAGATCATCCATGCCGAGGGCGAGTATGCCGCCGCCGAGCAGCTTGCCGCCGCCGCCCGGGTCATTAACAGCCAGGAAGCCGGCCTCCAGCTGCGCTACCTGCAGACGCTGACCGAGATCTCGTCAGAGCGCAACCAGATGGTCGTTTTCCCGCTGCCCACGGACCTGCTCAAGCTACTCGCCAACGTGCTCGGGAAGAACGGCAAGTAA
- a CDS encoding sulfurtransferase, translating to MGGASTDGWADRDSFLVSTEWLAGRLDDPKIRIVDCRTYFDGRKGHEEYAKGHIPGAIHFYYSEVATKENPIAFKMARAEQMRQVMEGHGIGDDMLVVAYDDEGGHAASRLWLAMLVHGHEAGIRILEGGLTKWQQEGRPLSTEPGEARAATFTPLAGPADVLVTADRVLAAKDDPNAVILDVRRLTEYTGEEVRAARGGRVPGAVRVLWQDVLNWETDRTFKPAAEIRAMYEAAGVTPDRRTITYCQGAVRAAHTALVLRMLGYSNVEIYDGSWEEWGSRPDLPLDVG from the coding sequence ATGGGTGGAGCAAGCACGGACGGCTGGGCCGACCGCGACAGTTTCCTGGTCAGCACCGAGTGGCTGGCCGGCCGCCTGGACGATCCGAAGATCCGGATCGTCGATTGCCGGACCTACTTTGACGGGCGCAAGGGGCACGAGGAGTACGCGAAGGGGCACATCCCCGGGGCCATCCACTTCTACTACAGCGAAGTGGCGACGAAGGAGAACCCCATCGCCTTCAAGATGGCCCGCGCCGAGCAGATGCGGCAGGTGATGGAAGGCCACGGCATCGGCGACGACATGCTGGTGGTGGCCTACGACGACGAGGGCGGCCACGCGGCCTCGCGGTTGTGGCTGGCGATGCTGGTGCATGGGCACGAGGCCGGCATCCGCATCCTCGAGGGCGGCCTGACGAAGTGGCAGCAGGAGGGCCGGCCGCTCTCCACCGAGCCGGGCGAGGCCCGCGCCGCGACGTTCACCCCGCTGGCCGGCCCGGCCGACGTGCTGGTGACAGCCGACCGTGTCCTCGCCGCGAAGGACGACCCGAACGCCGTCATCCTGGATGTGCGCCGCCTGACCGAGTACACCGGCGAAGAGGTGCGGGCTGCGCGCGGCGGCCGGGTCCCAGGGGCCGTCCGCGTGCTCTGGCAGGACGTGCTCAATTGGGAGACGGACCGCACCTTCAAGCCGGCCGCCGAGATCCGCGCGATGTACGAGGCGGCCGGGGTGACGCCCGACAGGCGAACGATCACCTACTGCCAGGGCGCGGTGCGGGCGGCGCACACGGCGCTGGTGCTGCGGATGCTCGGGTACTCGAACGTCGAGATCTACGACGGCTCGTGGGAGGAGTGGGGCAGCCGCCCGGACCTGCCGCTGGACGTCGGCTGA
- a CDS encoding helix-turn-helix transcriptional regulator, whose protein sequence is MQDQIESELRWCEQARQGEIRPLPSLTNLGLSLSALRLARGITQRQLAERLGINEAQVSKDERHTYHGISIERAQRIVDALDGEITVTVHPRTRQERIPEAATAR, encoded by the coding sequence ATGCAGGATCAGATCGAGAGTGAGCTACGCTGGTGCGAGCAGGCGCGGCAGGGAGAGATCCGCCCACTGCCCTCGCTGACCAATCTCGGCCTCAGCTTGAGCGCGCTTCGTCTCGCACGGGGCATCACGCAGCGGCAGCTTGCCGAGCGCCTCGGCATCAACGAGGCACAGGTCTCAAAAGATGAGCGACATACGTATCACGGGATCAGCATCGAGCGCGCTCAGCGGATTGTCGATGCACTGGACGGCGAGATCACCGTGACCGTACACCCACGCACACGGCAGGAGCGGATTCCGGAAGCAGCTACAGCACGGTGA
- a CDS encoding ethanolamine ammonia-lyase reactivating factor EutA codes for MTHEHSGNAHAHSGFAGVHSHDGGAPHWHDEFGEHLYEDLSPEEFAARQLDWQKHNVQIVTVGIDIGSSTTHVMFSKIYLQLVGEAPDVRGVVVARQILWQSPIWLTPYLSDNTIDIEALDAYCAEAYQAVEATRNEIDSGVVILTGEALKRVNARSIARMFAAEAGKFVCASAGHHMEAVLAANGSATVARSRRDKRTLLNIDIGGGTTKFALVRDGVVEATAAVAIGARVVARDEDGRLTRIDEPARLVAEELGISLTLGEALEQADENRIVRAWTDMLVSIVKLEPPTGLVAKLMLTDPLPTHLPPRALTFSGGVAEFIYEREEQDFGDLGQPLAKAIRQALNRNRFGLPSLVHPSLGIRATAVGASQFNVQGGVNAYVPDESFLPLYNVPVLVPRIDLEGDVPSETIAASIHDALTRADIVEGEQPLALAFRILSDEPRPSLLHALAEGIRAALPHTIAGAAPLVLVVNQGVSNTFVRPSTDAHALSAHRPAVAVGSRLKEELGAACHTIAMENVHLAEFDFIDVAPVLRPSEVVPVTVKSLLFAGGLDRRSVKQALIDAALGR; via the coding sequence ATGACGCACGAGCATTCCGGGAACGCCCACGCCCACAGCGGCTTTGCCGGCGTCCACTCGCACGACGGCGGCGCTCCGCACTGGCACGACGAGTTCGGCGAGCACCTCTACGAGGACTTGAGTCCGGAGGAGTTCGCCGCCCGCCAGTTGGACTGGCAGAAGCACAACGTCCAGATCGTCACCGTCGGGATCGATATCGGGTCGTCCACGACGCACGTGATGTTCTCCAAGATCTACCTGCAGCTCGTCGGCGAAGCGCCAGACGTGCGGGGCGTGGTGGTGGCCCGCCAGATCCTATGGCAGTCGCCGATCTGGCTGACACCGTACCTGTCGGATAACACCATCGACATCGAGGCACTGGATGCCTACTGCGCGGAGGCGTACCAGGCCGTCGAAGCCACCCGCAACGAGATCGATTCGGGCGTGGTGATCCTGACCGGCGAGGCGCTGAAGCGGGTCAACGCGCGGTCCATCGCCCGGATGTTCGCCGCCGAGGCCGGCAAGTTCGTGTGTGCCTCGGCCGGGCACCACATGGAAGCGGTGCTGGCGGCGAACGGCTCGGCCACGGTGGCCCGTTCGCGGCGCGACAAGCGGACGCTCTTGAACATCGACATCGGCGGCGGCACCACCAAGTTTGCGCTGGTCCGCGATGGCGTCGTCGAGGCGACGGCCGCCGTCGCCATCGGGGCGCGCGTCGTCGCGCGGGACGAGGACGGCCGCCTCACACGGATCGACGAGCCGGCCCGGCTGGTGGCCGAGGAGCTTGGCATCTCCCTGACGCTGGGCGAGGCGCTGGAGCAAGCTGACGAGAACCGCATCGTGCGGGCCTGGACGGACATGCTGGTCAGCATCGTCAAGCTGGAGCCGCCGACGGGCCTCGTCGCGAAGCTGATGCTGACGGACCCGCTGCCAACGCACCTGCCGCCGCGGGCGCTGACGTTCTCCGGCGGCGTGGCCGAGTTCATCTACGAGCGCGAGGAGCAGGATTTTGGCGACCTGGGCCAGCCGCTCGCGAAGGCGATCCGGCAGGCGCTGAACCGCAACCGGTTCGGGCTGCCGTCGCTGGTTCACCCGAGCCTGGGGATCAGGGCGACGGCGGTGGGCGCGTCGCAGTTCAACGTGCAGGGCGGCGTCAACGCCTACGTGCCGGACGAGTCGTTCCTGCCGCTCTACAACGTGCCGGTGCTGGTCCCGCGCATCGACCTTGAGGGGGACGTCCCGTCTGAGACGATTGCCGCGTCCATCCACGACGCACTGACCCGCGCGGATATCGTGGAGGGCGAGCAGCCGCTGGCGCTGGCGTTCCGCATCCTGAGCGACGAGCCGCGGCCGTCGCTGCTGCACGCCCTGGCCGAGGGCATCCGGGCCGCGCTGCCCCACACCATTGCCGGCGCCGCACCGCTGGTGCTGGTCGTCAACCAGGGCGTGTCGAACACATTCGTGCGGCCGTCCACGGACGCGCACGCGCTGTCGGCGCACCGGCCGGCGGTGGCGGTCGGCTCGCGGCTGAAGGAGGAGTTGGGCGCGGCGTGCCACACGATCGCGATGGAGAACGTCCACCTGGCCGAGTTCGACTTCATCGACGTGGCCCCGGTGCTGCGCCCGAGCGAGGTGGTGCCGGTCACGGTGAAGTCGTTGCTGTTCGCGGGCGGGCTGGACCGCCGGAGCGTCAAGCAGGCGTTGATCGACGCGGCGCTCGGGCGGTAG
- a CDS encoding class I SAM-dependent methyltransferase, whose product MESSHQHGHHHDATQSQGHAHGHGHGHGHEQGQGHGHGDGHAPAAAGHAPAAEDWFDEDFVKAWLKEQEVQADARRRQFVALRAFIPKNPDQEFRYLNLGAGSGALDAILLEQFPGANAVVLDASLTMLSATRKTLARFGERVEYIQADLSSPEWLGAVEGPFDFIISTQTIHLLRHSRRIRELYREILKLTGHGGTFLNMDYVRPARAELAPLADWIARDAEAGFAPSDGSVGLPATMLEQLGWLSEAGFGCVEVYWKAMDLALFGAIRDHLHMPWGHGSAPASGHSHG is encoded by the coding sequence GTGGAAAGCTCGCACCAGCACGGACACCACCACGACGCTACCCAGAGTCAAGGACATGCACACGGCCACGGCCACGGCCACGGCCACGAGCAGGGCCAGGGACACGGGCATGGGGACGGACACGCCCCAGCCGCCGCCGGTCATGCCCCAGCGGCCGAGGACTGGTTTGACGAGGACTTCGTCAAGGCCTGGCTCAAGGAGCAGGAGGTCCAGGCTGACGCGCGCCGCCGGCAGTTCGTCGCGCTGCGCGCCTTCATCCCGAAGAACCCGGACCAGGAGTTCCGCTACCTGAACCTCGGGGCGGGGTCCGGGGCGCTGGACGCCATCCTGCTGGAGCAGTTCCCAGGCGCGAACGCCGTGGTGCTGGACGCCTCGCTCACCATGCTGAGCGCCACCCGCAAGACACTGGCCCGCTTCGGCGAGCGCGTCGAGTACATCCAGGCCGATCTCTCCTCGCCGGAGTGGCTGGGGGCCGTCGAAGGGCCGTTCGACTTCATCATCTCCACCCAGACGATCCACCTCCTACGCCACAGTCGGCGCATCCGCGAGCTGTACCGCGAGATCCTCAAGCTGACCGGCCACGGCGGCACGTTCCTGAACATGGACTACGTGCGGCCGGCCCGCGCCGAGCTGGCGCCGCTGGCAGACTGGATCGCGCGTGACGCTGAGGCGGGGTTCGCGCCGAGTGACGGCAGCGTCGGCCTGCCGGCCACCATGCTCGAACAGCTGGGCTGGCTGAGCGAGGCCGGCTTTGGCTGCGTCGAGGTCTACTGGAAGGCGATGGATCTGGCGCTGTTCGGCGCGATCCGCGACCATCTGCACATGCCGTGGGGCCATGGCAGCGCGCCAGCCTCCGGCCATTCGCACGGATGA